The following are encoded in a window of Prochlorococcus marinus str. MIT 1013 genomic DNA:
- a CDS encoding ATP-binding cassette domain-containing protein, which produces MIKVGSNDLQKLYIAYFGRPGDPSGINYWLSRCNESFTLRQISDELSRQDEYTKYIAHDKSFEFKINKLYSNLFHRKADFDGLNYWMEMVNRHDYKIADIVFELVSSRQKPYLINFEQERKDYQILENKIFAAELFTKQISKSISLIDLYQPDSISPWRSGKSFIRVSNFLNNITYKRVSIDKVKNMISLLSKASISNLNNTAIEIKNISLSIPIYHLENRSLTKKLTKKVINITGGALDQSRNRTNIIALNNISLTIMKGERVGLIGHNGSGKSSFLRLISGIYLPTSGSIRVLVDVYPMLQKTFLTSSELSGVDACKAHYLLKNHSLDGFESFIDEIVDFSGLGSYISLPIKTYSEGMSARLIFSILTSSPHDCLAIDEGFGTGDADFCDRAEERMKQFMESAATLFLASHSEELLKQFCNRGIVFSHGSIAYDGPLDAALNYYHTQDYYRQNVI; this is translated from the coding sequence ATGATTAAGGTTGGTTCGAATGATTTACAAAAACTATATATAGCCTATTTTGGAAGACCAGGAGATCCCTCAGGTATAAATTATTGGCTTTCACGCTGTAATGAATCATTTACTTTAAGACAAATATCTGATGAACTTTCAAGGCAAGATGAGTATACAAAATATATTGCTCATGATAAATCTTTTGAATTTAAGATTAATAAATTATATTCAAATTTATTTCATAGAAAAGCAGATTTTGATGGTTTGAATTATTGGATGGAGATGGTTAATAGACATGATTATAAAATTGCAGATATTGTATTTGAATTAGTTTCTTCAAGGCAAAAACCTTACTTAATTAATTTTGAACAAGAAAGAAAAGATTATCAAATATTGGAGAATAAGATTTTTGCTGCAGAATTATTTACAAAGCAAATTAGTAAAAGTATATCTTTAATTGATTTGTATCAACCCGATTCTATCTCACCTTGGCGATCAGGGAAATCATTCATTCGAGTATCTAATTTTCTAAATAATATTACCTATAAGAGAGTCTCTATTGATAAGGTAAAAAATATGATTTCTTTATTATCTAAAGCCTCAATAAGCAATCTTAATAATACTGCTATAGAAATTAAAAATATTTCTTTATCTATTCCTATCTATCATTTAGAAAATAGATCTTTAACCAAAAAACTTACAAAAAAAGTAATAAATATTACAGGTGGAGCATTGGATCAATCAAGGAATAGGACTAATATTATCGCTCTAAATAATATTAGTTTGACTATTATGAAAGGAGAGAGGGTAGGCTTGATTGGTCATAATGGGTCTGGAAAAAGTAGTTTCTTAAGGCTGATTTCGGGTATTTATTTGCCTACCAGTGGAAGTATTAGAGTGTTAGTTGATGTTTATCCTATGCTTCAAAAGACTTTTTTGACTAGTTCAGAACTTTCTGGAGTTGATGCGTGCAAAGCTCATTATTTACTCAAAAACCATAGCCTAGATGGATTTGAATCTTTTATAGATGAAATAGTAGATTTTTCAGGACTTGGTTCATATATCTCTTTACCTATAAAAACCTATAGTGAGGGTATGTCTGCAAGATTAATTTTTTCAATTCTCACTTCAAGTCCTCATGATTGTTTAGCTATAGATGAAGGCTTTGGTACTGGTGATGCTGATTTTTGTGATCGTGCTGAAGAGAGAATGAAGCAATTTATGGAATCAGCTGCAACTTTGTTTTTAGCTAGTCATTCTGAAGAACTTTTAAAACAGTTTTGTAATAGAGGAATTGTTTTTAGTCATGGTTCTATTGCATATGATGGTCCTTTAGATGCGGCTTTGAATTATTATCATACTCAAGACTATTATCGTCAAAATGTTATTTGA
- the secA gene encoding preprotein translocase subunit SecA, producing the protein MFKNLLGDPNARKIKRYNPIVSDINILEEDITRLSDDELRARTITFREKFGKISSIEDEISLMEQILPEAFAVVREASLRVLGMRHFDVQLVGGMVLHEGQIAEMKTGEGKTLVATLPSYLNALTGKGVHVVTVNDYLARRDSEWMGQVHRFLGLSVGLVQQSMSPSERKKNYDCDITYATNSELGFDYLRDNMAADKSEIVQRDFQFCVIDEVDSILIDEARTPLIISGQVERPQEKYQTAAAVVEKLQRSLDSSKDGIDPEGDYEVDEKQRSCILTDEGFAKTEQLLKVTDLFDPKDPWAHYVTNALKAKELFVKDVNYIVRNEEAVIVDEFTGRVMPGRRWSDGQHQAIEAKENLPIQPETQTLASITYQNFFLLYPKLSGMTGTAKTEEVEFEKTYKLETTVIPTNRKVSRDDWVDQVFKTESAKWRAVAKETAEIHKQGRPVLVGTTSVEKSELLSTLLSEQQIKHNLLNAKPENVEREAEIVAQAGRSGAVTIATNMAGRGTDIILGGNSDYMSRLKIKEILSSRLVKPEEGHKPPIPLQRNSESVGFKENNNQESKSKKKIQSLSLKNIFPVLLTDQTEQKLVALASKLVKEWGDRSLSSIELDDYIATAAEKTPTQDKNIENLRSAIQLIKKEYEEVLSQEATNVQAVGGLHVIGTERHESRRVDNQLRGRAGRQGDLGSTRFFLSLEDNLLRIFGGDRVAGLMNAFRVEEDMPIESGMLTRSLEGAQKKVETYYYDIRKQIFEYDEVMNNQRKAVYSERRRVLDGRELKLQVIGYGQRTMEEIVEAYVNEDLPPEEWDLNNLVSKVKEFVYILEDLQTKDVLGLNKNELKDFLKEQLRNAYDFKEAKVEQTHPGIMRQAERFFILQQLDTLWREHLQSMDSLRESVGLRGYGQKDPLIEYKNEGYDMFLDMMINMRRNVIYSMFMFQPAKKKVEV; encoded by the coding sequence ATGTTTAAGAACTTACTTGGTGATCCAAATGCTCGGAAAATCAAGCGTTACAACCCAATAGTTTCAGATATAAATATCCTAGAAGAGGACATAACTCGTCTTTCTGATGATGAGTTGAGAGCAAGAACGATAACTTTTCGAGAAAAATTTGGAAAAATTTCTTCTATAGAAGATGAAATTTCTCTAATGGAACAAATATTGCCGGAAGCATTTGCAGTTGTTAGAGAAGCCTCTTTAAGGGTTTTAGGAATGAGACATTTCGATGTGCAGCTTGTTGGTGGAATGGTTTTACATGAGGGTCAAATTGCAGAAATGAAAACTGGAGAGGGTAAAACATTAGTTGCAACACTTCCAAGTTATTTAAATGCATTAACGGGGAAGGGAGTTCATGTAGTGACTGTTAATGATTATTTGGCAAGAAGAGATTCTGAATGGATGGGACAAGTCCACCGTTTTCTTGGCCTAAGTGTGGGTTTAGTGCAGCAATCCATGTCACCATCGGAAAGAAAAAAAAATTATGACTGTGATATCACCTATGCAACGAATTCAGAGTTGGGCTTCGATTATTTGCGAGATAATATGGCAGCTGATAAATCCGAAATTGTTCAAAGAGATTTTCAATTTTGTGTGATCGATGAAGTTGATTCCATTTTGATAGATGAAGCTCGAACTCCTTTAATTATTTCGGGACAGGTAGAACGGCCGCAGGAAAAATATCAAACAGCAGCAGCAGTTGTAGAAAAATTACAAAGGTCACTAGATAGTAGTAAAGACGGGATTGATCCTGAAGGGGATTATGAAGTAGATGAGAAACAAAGGAGTTGTATTCTTACGGATGAAGGTTTCGCTAAAACTGAACAACTATTAAAAGTTACAGACTTATTTGATCCAAAAGATCCTTGGGCACATTACGTAACTAATGCACTAAAAGCTAAAGAGCTTTTTGTTAAAGATGTCAACTATATAGTTCGCAATGAGGAAGCGGTAATTGTTGATGAATTTACAGGGAGGGTAATGCCAGGAAGACGATGGAGTGATGGCCAACATCAAGCAATAGAGGCTAAAGAAAATCTGCCTATTCAACCTGAGACTCAAACGTTAGCTTCAATTACATATCAGAATTTCTTTCTTCTTTACCCAAAGCTGTCAGGTATGACAGGTACTGCGAAAACCGAAGAAGTGGAATTCGAAAAAACATATAAATTAGAGACAACTGTTATTCCTACTAATCGCAAAGTCTCAAGAGATGATTGGGTGGATCAAGTATTTAAAACTGAATCAGCAAAATGGAGAGCGGTAGCTAAGGAAACCGCTGAGATACATAAACAAGGACGACCAGTTCTTGTGGGTACAACAAGTGTTGAAAAGAGCGAGCTTCTAAGTACTCTTCTGTCAGAGCAACAAATAAAGCATAATTTATTAAATGCAAAACCTGAAAATGTTGAGAGAGAAGCTGAAATAGTCGCGCAAGCAGGACGATCAGGAGCAGTAACTATTGCTACAAATATGGCTGGAAGAGGAACAGATATTATTCTTGGAGGAAATAGCGACTACATGTCTAGATTGAAGATTAAAGAAATTCTTAGTTCTCGTTTGGTAAAACCTGAAGAAGGCCATAAACCCCCCATACCTCTTCAGAGAAATTCTGAATCAGTTGGATTTAAGGAAAATAATAATCAGGAATCTAAGAGTAAAAAAAAGATTCAATCTCTATCTTTAAAAAATATTTTTCCTGTCTTGTTGACTGATCAAACTGAACAAAAACTTGTTGCATTAGCCTCCAAGTTAGTTAAGGAATGGGGAGATAGAAGCTTAAGCTCCATAGAATTAGATGACTATATTGCTACAGCTGCTGAAAAAACACCTACTCAAGATAAAAACATAGAGAATTTGAGAAGTGCAATACAATTAATAAAAAAAGAATATGAAGAGGTACTTAGTCAAGAAGCAACTAATGTTCAAGCAGTTGGGGGACTTCATGTAATTGGCACTGAAAGACATGAATCAAGAAGGGTTGATAATCAATTAAGAGGTCGGGCTGGGCGTCAAGGTGATTTGGGCAGTACTCGATTCTTTCTATCACTAGAAGATAATCTCCTTCGTATATTCGGTGGAGATAGAGTTGCAGGTCTTATGAATGCATTTCGCGTAGAAGAAGATATGCCAATTGAGTCAGGAATGCTTACTCGGTCTTTAGAGGGTGCTCAAAAGAAAGTAGAAACATATTATTACGATATAAGAAAACAAATATTTGAGTATGATGAAGTAATGAATAATCAGAGAAAAGCTGTTTATTCAGAAAGAAGAAGAGTATTAGATGGTAGAGAATTGAAACTTCAAGTTATTGGATATGGTCAAAGAACAATGGAAGAAATAGTCGAGGCATATGTTAACGAAGATCTGCCACCCGAAGAATGGGATTTAAATAATTTAGTATCTAAAGTAAAAGAATTTGTTTATATATTAGAAGATCTTCAAACTAAAGATGTCCTTGGATTAAATAAAAATGAATTAAAGGATTTTTTGAAAGAGCAATTAAGAAATGCTTACGATTTTAAGGAAGCTAAAGTAGAACAAACTCATCCAGGAATAATGAGGCAAGCTGAGCGATTCTTTATACTTCAACAGTTAGATACTCTTTGGAGAGAGCATTTGCAATCTATGGATTCACTTCGTGAATCAGTTGGCTTACGAGGATATGGACAAAAAGATCCTTTAATCGAATACAAAAATGAAGGATATGATATGTTTTTAGACATGATGATAAATATGAGAAGGAATGTGATTTATTCTATGTTTATGTTTCAACCAGCCAAAAAGAAAGTAGAAGTATAA
- the gmd gene encoding GDP-mannose 4,6-dehydratase: MKTALITGITGQDGSYLAELLLKKGYTVHGIVRRNSVSNTLRVKNIEDKIKLHYGDLTDSLNIVRIIDEIRPDEIYNLGAQSDVAVSFQSPEYTAQTDALGPLRVLESVRVLNLIDKTKVYQASTSELFGKVVESPQTENTPFYPRSPYGVAKLYAYWITINYRESYGIYACNGVLFNHESPRRGETFVTRKITKGLTRIDAGLQEYIEMGNLDSYRDWGHAKDYVEMQWRMLQQDKPEDYLIATGQQASVREFINLSAIQLNWGGIQWEGKGINEIGKRLDTGEIVIRINSNYFRPAEVETLLGDPRKAFLKLSWTPKITLDELISEMIIEDKKQAQIELYLKKTNSN, translated from the coding sequence ATGAAGACGGCACTAATAACAGGCATTACAGGACAAGATGGTAGTTATCTTGCAGAATTATTATTAAAGAAAGGTTACACTGTTCATGGCATAGTCAGAAGAAATAGTGTATCAAATACATTAAGGGTGAAAAACATTGAAGATAAAATTAAATTACATTATGGAGATCTAACTGATAGTCTTAATATTGTAAGAATAATAGATGAAATTAGGCCTGATGAAATTTACAATTTAGGTGCACAAAGTGATGTGGCTGTTAGTTTTCAATCTCCTGAATATACAGCGCAAACAGATGCATTAGGACCACTTAGAGTGCTTGAATCAGTAAGAGTACTAAATCTTATTGATAAAACAAAAGTTTATCAAGCTAGTACTTCTGAACTTTTTGGAAAGGTGGTAGAAAGTCCGCAAACTGAAAACACTCCTTTTTATCCTAGAAGTCCATATGGTGTAGCAAAATTATATGCTTACTGGATAACAATTAACTACAGAGAATCTTATGGAATATATGCATGTAATGGTGTTCTATTTAATCACGAATCTCCAAGAAGAGGAGAAACATTTGTTACTAGAAAGATTACTAAAGGCTTAACTAGGATTGACGCCGGGCTACAAGAATATATAGAGATGGGAAATCTTGATTCATATCGAGATTGGGGACATGCGAAAGATTATGTAGAGATGCAATGGAGAATGCTGCAACAAGATAAACCTGAAGATTATCTAATTGCTACTGGGCAACAAGCCAGTGTAAGAGAATTTATCAATTTGTCTGCTATACAATTAAATTGGGGTGGAATACAATGGGAAGGCAAAGGTATAAATGAAATTGGAAAAAGATTAGATACCGGCGAAATCGTAATTAGAATTAATTCTAATTATTTTCGTCCAGCAGAAGTTGAAACTTTACTCGGAGATCCTCGCAAAGCATTTCTAAAGTTATCTTGGACCCCCAAGATAACTTTAGATGAACTAATCTCAGAAATGATTATCGAAGACAAGAAGCAAGCTCAAATTGAATTGTATCTAAAGAAAACAAATTCTAATTAA
- a CDS encoding DUF6447 family protein translates to MAKITIDGTEYDTDELSEDSKANLASLQFVRSELNRLQAQTAVYKTSEVAYTNALKQSIS, encoded by the coding sequence ATGGCAAAAATTACAATTGATGGAACAGAGTACGACACAGATGAACTTTCTGAAGACTCCAAAGCTAATCTAGCAAGTTTACAATTTGTAAGATCTGAACTTAACAGACTTCAAGCTCAAACTGCTGTTTACAAGACTTCAGAAGTGGCTTATACTAATGCATTAAAGCAATCAATTAGTTAG
- a CDS encoding peptidylprolyl isomerase has translation MNSLICLNKASIDLLNKHGLLRNLISAEILENSIKEVSLSDIQKERAFTRFCKSNNLSTKESLDKFLEKNSLTIDTLNQTLQISYKKALYSIDKFSGRAESRFLERKEELDSVIYSLIRVREKYKAREIWVQINEKESEFSDMASKFSEGPEKMKQGIIGPAPLIQANPKVCETLRSLEPGELAQPIFLNGFYLIIRLEKYFPATLDEETKKAMAIELFEKWLKEETELMLNEILSSTKTPIT, from the coding sequence ATGAATAGTCTTATTTGCTTGAATAAAGCAAGCATTGATTTACTTAATAAACATGGTTTATTGAGAAATTTAATAAGTGCAGAAATATTAGAAAATTCAATAAAGGAGGTTTCACTTTCAGACATACAAAAGGAAAGAGCTTTTACTAGATTTTGTAAAAGTAATAATTTATCAACCAAAGAATCTCTTGATAAATTTCTCGAGAAAAATTCTTTGACAATAGACACACTTAACCAAACATTACAGATCTCTTATAAAAAAGCTCTTTACTCAATAGACAAATTTAGTGGTAGAGCTGAGAGCAGATTTTTAGAAAGAAAAGAAGAACTTGATTCAGTAATATATAGTTTAATAAGAGTGAGAGAGAAATATAAAGCCCGAGAAATATGGGTTCAAATTAACGAAAAAGAATCTGAATTCAGTGATATGGCTTCCAAGTTTTCTGAGGGGCCAGAGAAAATGAAGCAAGGTATTATTGGCCCAGCCCCTTTAATCCAAGCAAACCCAAAAGTATGTGAGACACTCAGATCTCTCGAGCCTGGCGAGTTAGCTCAGCCAATTTTTCTAAATGGATTTTACCTAATTATAAGACTTGAAAAATATTTTCCAGCCACCTTAGACGAAGAAACAAAGAAAGCCATGGCGATAGAACTCTTTGAGAAGTGGTTAAAGGAAGAGACAGAGCTTATGCTCAATGAGATACTTTCTTCGACAAAAACTCCAATCACATAA
- a CDS encoding ABC transporter transmembrane domain-containing protein: MTKKHDINLREIEGFKNINEESIEKINENSELLQYDFSQVLSTSQIISNKILFLLEGEARLLIQNEENLITLDKLKSPTTVGLISLLRAEPCEEVSAVSDVTAIAIPDKLILEIYQNDQIFRDWCNKLIYSVEIYSVLSRCNIEYLKSGINQDIIFSLIKSNSNIKTYTNNELSITKKNYFSFISSANLIDLKPGDLLNNNQKIESRPPMNVRVLEVSKDVEHLIEKLSTNKSNLNQNIETTGSLNTKNNISKAPIAPYVSAIELGNYSTNQPFTIIKANGKLEETLACLQMLSSFMKLPFRKDSIEKILRDTVSRNQTISIELCGAIASMLGLHTAIANKVNFIAATRLQTPCLITWKDSFAIVTKSDSSGLEIASPSAGSIRIEQDNLENEFPEGFDILMVDRTNATPNKKFGVNWFWPSLKKYRASLIQVLIASFVVQLFTLANPLLIQVIIDKVISQRSLDTLQVLGIALVVVTIIGGLISSLRTFLFTETTNRIDVRLSAEVIDHLLRLPLNYFDKRAVGELGSRVAELEQIRNFLTGQALTTILDAAFSIIYIVVMVMYSWLLTIAALFVVPIQIGLTLLGAPIIRRQIREIAIENAKTQSHLVEVLTGVQTVKAQNVETVSRWKWQNFYKKYISRSFEKTITGTTLSEISNVMQQLSQLIVLWIGATLVLKGQLTLGQLIAFRIISGYVTQPLLRLSTIWQNVQQLRVSFERLSDIIDTPEESSEADKANLTLPTIEGKVSFKNVSFSFPNSDKKILSNVSLNIKPGTFVGIVGQSGSGKSTLMKLLPRLYQTNSGKISIDNYDIDKVELYSLRRQIGIVPQDPLLFAGSISENISLADPNAKSEDIANAARIASAHDFIMDLPLGYSNDVGERGSGLSGGQKQRIAIARTIMSNPGMIILDEATSALDYETERKVCENLRKSSKGKTVFFITHRLSTIKNADLIVMLHDGVIAETGTHTELINRKGRYFALYRQQEST; the protein is encoded by the coding sequence ATGACAAAAAAACACGATATAAATCTTAGAGAGATTGAGGGTTTTAAAAACATCAATGAAGAGTCAATTGAAAAAATAAACGAAAACAGTGAATTACTTCAATATGATTTCAGTCAAGTATTATCAACCTCTCAGATTATTTCTAATAAAATACTTTTTTTACTTGAAGGTGAAGCAAGGTTACTAATACAAAATGAAGAAAATCTGATTACATTAGATAAATTGAAAAGCCCAACAACAGTTGGGCTTATTTCTCTACTACGTGCTGAGCCTTGCGAGGAAGTAAGCGCAGTTTCAGACGTCACCGCAATAGCTATTCCAGACAAGTTAATACTAGAAATATATCAAAATGATCAAATATTTAGAGATTGGTGTAATAAATTAATTTACTCTGTTGAAATTTATTCAGTCCTATCTAGATGTAATATAGAATACCTTAAATCTGGCATAAACCAAGATATTATATTTAGTTTAATCAAATCCAACTCAAATATAAAGACTTATACAAATAACGAATTAAGTATCACGAAGAAAAATTATTTCAGCTTTATAAGTAGTGCCAATTTAATAGATTTAAAACCTGGCGACTTACTAAACAATAATCAGAAGATAGAATCTAGACCTCCAATGAATGTTAGAGTACTAGAAGTTTCAAAAGATGTAGAACATTTAATAGAAAAACTTAGCACTAACAAGTCAAACTTGAATCAAAATATAGAAACGACCGGATCACTGAATACAAAAAATAATATCTCGAAAGCGCCAATTGCTCCCTACGTCAGTGCTATTGAGTTAGGAAATTACAGTACTAATCAACCATTCACAATCATCAAAGCAAATGGGAAGTTAGAAGAAACACTAGCCTGTTTACAAATGCTATCTTCTTTCATGAAGCTTCCATTCAGGAAAGATAGTATTGAGAAAATTCTTCGAGATACAGTATCAAGGAACCAAACTATATCTATTGAGTTGTGTGGTGCAATTGCTTCAATGCTTGGCTTACATACAGCAATTGCAAATAAAGTTAATTTTATTGCAGCAACAAGACTTCAAACACCATGTTTAATTACGTGGAAAGATAGTTTTGCAATAGTCACAAAAAGCGATTCAAGTGGTCTTGAAATAGCATCTCCAAGTGCAGGTTCAATAAGAATCGAGCAAGATAATCTTGAAAATGAATTCCCAGAAGGATTTGATATTTTAATGGTAGATAGAACAAATGCAACGCCCAATAAAAAGTTTGGAGTCAATTGGTTCTGGCCATCTTTAAAGAAATATAGAGCAAGTCTCATACAAGTTTTAATCGCATCTTTTGTCGTTCAACTTTTCACTTTAGCTAACCCTTTATTAATACAAGTTATTATTGATAAAGTCATTTCTCAAAGAAGTCTAGATACTCTTCAAGTTTTAGGAATTGCTCTTGTTGTTGTTACAATAATTGGTGGTTTAATTAGTAGCCTGCGAACATTTCTATTTACTGAAACAACCAATCGCATTGATGTAAGGTTAAGTGCAGAAGTTATCGATCATCTTTTAAGACTCCCATTAAATTATTTTGATAAAAGAGCAGTTGGTGAATTAGGAAGCAGAGTTGCAGAATTAGAACAAATTAGAAACTTTTTAACAGGTCAAGCCCTAACGACGATACTTGATGCTGCTTTTTCAATTATTTATATAGTTGTTATGGTTATGTATAGTTGGCTTTTAACTATAGCCGCCTTATTTGTAGTCCCTATTCAAATAGGTCTGACACTTTTAGGTGCTCCAATAATTAGAAGGCAAATTAGAGAAATAGCAATAGAGAATGCAAAAACCCAGAGTCATTTAGTAGAAGTATTAACAGGTGTACAAACAGTTAAAGCACAAAATGTTGAAACAGTTAGTAGATGGAAATGGCAAAATTTTTACAAAAAATATATTTCAAGGTCATTTGAAAAAACAATTACAGGAACAACACTTAGTGAGATAAGTAATGTGATGCAACAGTTATCTCAATTAATAGTATTGTGGATTGGTGCAACATTAGTTTTAAAAGGTCAGCTTACTTTAGGTCAATTAATTGCATTTAGAATAATCTCAGGTTATGTGACACAACCATTACTTAGGTTAAGTACTATTTGGCAAAATGTACAACAATTAAGGGTTTCGTTTGAACGTTTATCAGATATTATTGATACTCCAGAAGAATCAAGTGAGGCAGATAAAGCTAATTTGACATTACCAACTATAGAAGGAAAAGTATCATTTAAAAACGTCTCATTTAGCTTTCCAAATAGTGATAAAAAAATACTTTCTAATGTTTCGCTAAATATTAAACCTGGCACTTTTGTAGGCATTGTGGGTCAGAGCGGAAGTGGTAAAAGCACATTGATGAAACTTTTGCCTAGGTTATACCAAACAAATTCAGGTAAGATTTCAATAGATAACTATGACATAGATAAAGTTGAACTATATTCTTTGAGACGACAAATTGGGATTGTTCCTCAAGACCCATTACTTTTTGCAGGAAGCATTAGCGAAAATATTTCTTTAGCAGATCCAAATGCGAAAAGTGAAGATATTGCTAATGCAGCAAGGATTGCATCCGCTCATGATTTCATAATGGATTTACCTCTTGGATATAGTAATGACGTTGGAGAGAGAGGATCTGGACTTTCAGGGGGGCAAAAGCAAAGAATAGCAATTGCAAGAACAATTATGAGTAATCCAGGAATGATTATTTTAGATGAAGCAACAAGTGCTCTTGATTATGAGACAGAGAGAAAAGTATGTGAAAATTTGAGAAAATCATCCAAAGGTAAAACAGTATTTTTTATTACACATAGGCTATCAACCATAAAGAATGCGGATCTAATAGTTATGCTTCATGATGGTGTAATAGCTGAAACTGGTACTCATACAGAGCTAATAAATAGAAAAGGCCGTTACTTTGCACTTTATCGTCAACAAGAGTCAACTTAA
- a CDS encoding HlyD family secretion protein, giving the protein MKKEINKNDGSVNQSKKDATTKRDFINQTKSVLTWIEKKLNSRESDKSKVKIMKQEIKQIDSSESHSETDKTRRKDYLNQTKSAIAWIEKKLTSRSSEETILSQSQYWTRAITWSLIGTTAFGVGWLFIAKTEEIVIATGKLEPIKGVVDVQMPLKGVAKEILVKEGDIVKEGQLLIRLDSEITNSQFASIQQRYELNKNILNRMEKLVDEGAVAEIQYLEQKNKMIDLKSKLTESEVILKYQKILSPVDGRVFDLKPWGPGYVAQSSEPVLKIVPFDNLHAKVEIESRTIGFVSLNKPVDVSVDSYPATDFGVITGKVVKISSDALPPDPRLNKGYRYLANIDLDKQALNTKQGIKLALQPGMSITANIKLRKVSYLQLLLGTFKNKSDSLREIN; this is encoded by the coding sequence ATGAAAAAAGAGATTAACAAAAATGATGGTTCAGTAAACCAATCTAAAAAAGATGCAACTACAAAGAGAGATTTTATAAATCAAACTAAGTCAGTATTGACATGGATTGAGAAAAAATTAAACAGTAGAGAATCAGATAAATCAAAAGTAAAGATAATGAAACAAGAAATTAAACAAATTGATAGTTCAGAAAGCCATTCTGAAACAGATAAAACCAGAAGAAAAGATTATCTAAATCAAACCAAGTCAGCAATTGCATGGATTGAGAAAAAGCTAACCAGTAGAAGCTCAGAAGAAACAATACTCAGCCAATCTCAATACTGGACAAGAGCAATCACGTGGTCATTAATTGGTACCACTGCTTTTGGTGTTGGATGGTTATTTATAGCTAAAACCGAAGAAATAGTAATTGCTACCGGCAAACTAGAACCAATTAAAGGAGTCGTGGACGTTCAAATGCCACTAAAAGGAGTTGCTAAGGAGATCTTGGTAAAAGAGGGCGATATAGTGAAAGAAGGGCAACTCTTAATCAGATTAGATTCAGAAATAACTAATAGCCAATTCGCTTCTATACAGCAGAGATATGAATTAAACAAAAATATCCTTAACAGAATGGAAAAACTAGTTGATGAAGGCGCAGTAGCGGAAATTCAATATTTAGAGCAGAAAAATAAAATGATCGATTTAAAAAGCAAATTAACAGAAAGCGAAGTAATACTTAAATATCAGAAGATTTTATCTCCAGTCGATGGAAGAGTATTTGATCTAAAGCCATGGGGGCCAGGTTATGTAGCTCAATCTAGCGAGCCAGTTCTAAAAATAGTTCCATTTGATAATTTGCACGCTAAGGTTGAAATTGAAAGTAGAACAATTGGTTTTGTTAGTTTAAATAAGCCAGTAGATGTAAGCGTAGATTCATACCCAGCAACAGATTTTGGAGTAATAACAGGAAAGGTTGTAAAAATCAGTTCTGATGCATTACCACCAGATCCAAGATTAAACAAAGGATATAGATACCTTGCGAATATAGACTTAGACAAACAAGCTTTAAATACTAAACAAGGGATAAAACTTGCATTACAACCAGGAATGAGCATAACAGCCAACATAAAACTTCGAAAGGTCTCTTACTTACAGCTTCTTTTAGGAACATTCAAGAACAAATCAGATTCATTAAGAGAGATCAATTAA